A genome region from Halanaerobiales bacterium includes the following:
- a CDS encoding electron transfer flavoprotein subunit beta/FixA family protein, translating into MNIVIPIKQVPETSNVKMDEETGTMKREGVESIINPLDLYAIESGIQLKEKYGGKITVITMGPPSAEKALREAIAMGCDDGVLLSGREFAGSDTWATSYAISTAIEEMDYDLILAGERATDGDTGQVGPGIASWLDLTLSTYTSEIVDVNLIEDEEVDYTTTETSSIVVERMVEEGYEKLELPLPALLTVVKEISFPRLPTLRGKQRSRKVDIPQWNLENLDMDEDYLGLQGSPTRVVNIDHPKVTRGGTVVDVREDGNIEEAVSQLIDYLKSEELV; encoded by the coding sequence TTGAATATAGTTATACCAATTAAACAGGTTCCAGAAACAAGTAATGTTAAGATGGACGAAGAAACAGGTACAATGAAACGTGAGGGTGTAGAAAGTATTATAAATCCCCTTGATCTTTATGCAATAGAGAGTGGAATTCAGTTAAAAGAAAAATATGGAGGTAAAATCACAGTTATTACAATGGGTCCTCCTTCAGCAGAAAAAGCCTTAAGAGAAGCAATAGCAATGGGGTGTGATGATGGTGTATTATTATCTGGAAGAGAATTTGCCGGTTCTGACACCTGGGCAACTTCTTATGCCATTTCTACTGCAATTGAAGAAATGGATTATGATTTGATATTAGCAGGTGAAAGAGCTACAGATGGTGATACTGGACAGGTCGGTCCAGGTATTGCATCATGGCTTGATCTTACACTTTCTACTTATACTTCAGAAATAGTTGATGTAAATTTAATTGAAGATGAAGAAGTGGACTATACTACTACTGAAACCAGTTCGATTGTAGTTGAAAGAATGGTAGAAGAAGGTTATGAAAAGCTGGAGTTACCACTGCCTGCTTTATTGACAGTTGTTAAGGAAATTTCATTTCCACGTTTACCTACTTTAAGAGGAAAACAGCGCTCAAGGAAGGTTGATATACCACAGTGGAATTTAGAAAATCTTGATATGGATGAAGATTATTTAGGACTACAGGGTTCTCCAACTCGAGTTGTTAATATTGATCATCCAAAAGTTACACGTGGTGGAACAGTTGTAGATGTAAGAGAGGATGGAAATATAGAAGAGGCAGTCTCTCAACTTATTGACTATTTAAAATCAGAAGAATTAGTATAG